In Mycteria americana isolate JAX WOST 10 ecotype Jacksonville Zoo and Gardens chromosome 3, USCA_MyAme_1.0, whole genome shotgun sequence, a single genomic region encodes these proteins:
- the LOC142407813 gene encoding left-right determination factor 2-like gives MDMRFAQMLCVLCLVITVRAFTREGFKEVLLKQLGLSEVPKLHKRDLVDLVIPDHVKNKYISMLKRHRVKRRALPSLAGILRGIPGNAEVLYSDTTTRQNLIFDMEGRIPKNSEVTMAELKLFKKPLDRANLPAKQSHRPVSNARVSVYWVQRQHDGTNRTSLIDSRLVPIRESGWKNFDVTQAVRYWLRNKRREPMFLEVWIEGERVGSHASEMAKAVHFTSQDPKDKALGKPELVLYTLDLEDYGGPGDCKEEVVAGKSTCCRQKHYINFRELTWTQYWIIEPAGYQAYRCSGGCLQPPSPLWHFSYGERACAVVESSPLPMMYLVKRGNRTEIEAAEFPNMIVEKCSCVTDGMALV, from the exons ATGGACATGAGGTTCGCCCAGATGCTCTGCGTGCTCTGCCTGGTCATCACGGTCCGAGCGTTTACCCGGGAAGGGTTCAAGGAGGTGTTGCTGAAGCAGCTGGGGCTCTCTGAGGTCCCTAAACTTCATAAGAGAGACTTGGTGGATCTGGTTATCCCAGACCACGTAAAGAACAAATACATCTCCATGCTGAAGCGCCACAGGGTGAAGCGCCGAGCTTTGCCAAGCCTGGCCGGCATCCTCAGGGGGATCCCTGGCAACGCAG AAGTCCTCTACTCTGACACCACCACACGCCAGAACCTGATCTTTGACATGGAGGGCAGAATACCTAAAAACAGCGAAGTGACAATGGCTGAACTGAAACTCTTCAAGAAGCCTCTGGACAGAGCAAACCTGCCTGCCAAGCAGTCTCACAGGCCCGTCTCCAACGCCAGAGTCAGCGTGTACTGGGTGCAACGGCAGCACGATGGTACCAACAGGACCTCCCTGATAGACTCCAG GCTGGTTCCCATACGAGAGTCGGGCTGGAAGAACTTCGACGTGACACAGGCCGTGCGTTACTGGCTGCGAAACAAGAGGCGGGAGCCAATGTTTCTGGAGGTCTGGATTGAAGGAGAAAGGGTAGGCAGCCATGCCTCAGAAATGGCCAAAGCCGTGCATTTCACCTCTCAGGACCCCAAGGATAAAGCCCTAGGCAAACCTGAACTGGTGCTTTACACCCTCGACTTGGAAGACTATGG GGGCCCCGGGGATTGcaaggaggaggtggtggcgggGAAGTCCACCTGCTGCCGGCAGAAACACTACATCAACTTCCGCGAGCTCACCTGGACGCAGTACTGGATCATCGAGCCGGCAGGGTACCAGGCTTACCGGTGCTcggggggctgcctgcagccccccagcccactgtGGCACTTCAGCTACGGGGAGCGCGCCTGTGCCGTGGTGGAGAGCTCCCCGCTCCCCATGATGTACCTCGTCAAGAGGGGCAACCGCACCGAGATTGAAGCAGCTGAGTTTCCCAACATGATCGTTGAGAAGTGCAGCTGCGTTACAGATGGCATGGCGCTGGTGTGA